The Antarcticibacterium sp. 1MA-6-2 genome has a window encoding:
- a CDS encoding RagB/SusD family nutrient uptake outer membrane protein, whose translation MKIINAYLLSKRFFLILVAVLLTTSCEKDFLEDKLLSDTSVEFLYSSPEGLESAVVGLYALNRTIYEDNRLNGTIPLILQAKSDLGAGITGEVSLYSRLLWGASLGDYGTSEGLNAYWVYYYRIIDRANAIIRGAENLTDVDEDRRNQILAEAKTMRANSYFILYRLFNNIFITTEPTTPENAFDVPQDASSEEEIFALLHSDLDFAIEHLSYNPEQFGRWSQGAARHLRAMVALWEEDYSEAAEQADAVINSGAHSLTETTAEVFAGDLNHSETLFAVNFEFQTIGGGSPHILNWNMVSSYADAPGLVQSVENGGAGAGFISLNQYLIDLLKEDPNDTRRDNTYYIFEYKYNDESGLPPGKEIGEPLDLYTNSETNQNEFMLYYRRQNPGVLKFFDETVEPTDRNHFKNIMIYRLAETYLIGAEAHMMLGNNAKALEYLNAVRTRANTDPVTEIDLQEILDEGARELAFEGQRWYTLKRTVELYTFLLDHMNNDNLNESYPEGNPKNILREYMKNWPIPQQQIDLLGPNYPQNEGYN comes from the coding sequence ATGAAAATTATAAATGCTTATTTGTTATCGAAAAGATTCTTTCTAATTCTTGTTGCAGTGCTGTTGACAACGTCTTGCGAAAAGGACTTTTTGGAAGATAAATTATTGTCAGATACCTCTGTTGAATTCCTTTACTCCTCTCCTGAAGGTCTGGAATCTGCAGTTGTAGGGCTTTATGCTCTTAACAGGACGATCTACGAAGACAACAGACTAAACGGCACCATTCCGTTGATCTTACAGGCCAAGAGTGATCTTGGTGCGGGAATAACAGGAGAAGTTTCCCTTTACAGCAGACTCTTATGGGGAGCAAGTTTAGGTGACTATGGTACTTCGGAAGGTCTCAACGCCTACTGGGTGTATTATTACCGAATTATAGATCGTGCAAATGCTATTATCCGCGGAGCTGAAAATTTAACTGATGTTGATGAGGACAGAAGAAATCAGATCCTGGCAGAAGCAAAGACTATGCGGGCGAATTCCTATTTTATTTTGTACCGCCTTTTCAATAATATTTTCATTACCACAGAACCCACAACCCCTGAAAATGCTTTTGATGTGCCTCAGGATGCATCTTCTGAAGAAGAGATCTTTGCTCTGTTGCATTCAGATCTTGATTTTGCTATTGAACACCTAAGCTACAATCCCGAGCAATTTGGAAGATGGAGCCAGGGTGCCGCAAGACATTTACGTGCTATGGTTGCACTTTGGGAAGAAGATTACAGTGAGGCCGCCGAACAGGCTGATGCTGTTATTAATAGCGGTGCTCACAGTTTAACCGAAACTACTGCTGAAGTTTTTGCGGGAGACCTCAACCATTCAGAAACCTTATTTGCAGTGAATTTTGAGTTTCAAACCATAGGTGGTGGTAGCCCGCACATATTGAACTGGAATATGGTATCTTCTTATGCTGATGCTCCCGGTTTGGTACAATCTGTTGAAAATGGCGGGGCCGGAGCAGGATTTATTTCCCTGAATCAGTACCTTATAGATCTTCTTAAGGAAGATCCCAATGATACCAGGAGAGACAATACTTATTACATTTTTGAATACAAATACAATGACGAGAGTGGTCTTCCCCCCGGCAAGGAGATAGGAGAACCCCTGGACCTATACACAAACAGTGAAACCAACCAAAATGAGTTTATGCTGTATTACCGCAGGCAGAATCCGGGTGTTTTAAAATTCTTTGATGAAACCGTAGAGCCTACGGACAGAAATCATTTTAAGAACATTATGATCTATCGACTTGCCGAGACCTATCTCATTGGTGCTGAAGCCCACATGATGCTGGGCAATAATGCAAAGGCACTGGAATACCTGAATGCCGTAAGAACAAGAGCAAATACCGATCCTGTTACGGAAATAGACCTGCAGGAAATCCTCGATGAAGGCGCAAGAGAACTGGCATTTGAAGGCCAACGCTGGTATACCCTAAAACGTACTGTAGAACTATACACCTTCCTGCTGGATCATATGAACAATGATAACCTCAACGAATCCTACCCTGAAGGAAATCCTAAGAACATCCTGAGGGAATACATGAAAAACTGGCCTATCCCCCAGCAGCAAATTGACCTTCTTGGACCCAACTATCCGCAGAACGAGGGCTATAACTAA
- a CDS encoding TonB-dependent receptor: protein MRCGIITIIFLLFTAYGFSQNRTITGTVSDNMGPIPGATVLVKGTTNGTVTDFDGNYSLSNVTEDDILVFSYFGYKSIEVAVGEKDIVSANLEEDTQSLDEVVVVGYGTQRKSNVVGSVSSVEVDEATSIPTTNVSEMLRGRAAGVQVNLGSARPGGGSNIVIRGNVSVAPNGNSPLIIVDGVPFDSLNDVAPDDIASIEILKDAASTAIYGSRASNGVILVTTKRGIEGKSTINYHGYTTIQSLTKNFNLYDGSQFIDLRREANRNRFTGDYLRDQNIFSPFELEAIENGEFVNWEDLVLRDAVIQSHSLSFSTGTEKTKIFSSVNYFTQDGIIPGSAFERGTFKLNLEQQLTDKLTFRGIINYQNSNQDQETGGLNFTTITPLARPFDENNELVKFYLGNSITAVNPLWDQRESVDESKTNLTDVNLNLTYAFTPSLSYTLNTFLRNRNTNRGIYRSSLHSAGDEGIGGIGVLANSLFKQVLIENIITYNPEIGENHSLDFTGVQAFDEQDNEYTQLDKSGFTNNALGYNGDATTLLGNVRNVSERRLLSFLGRVRYGYLNRYLLEATARADGASVFAANNKWGYFPAVSAAWKIHEEPFLQNSENINELKLRLSYGATGNQGINSLESLGVADDRPYVFNGQTVGGATASSRLPNPNLKWETTTTFNAGVDFRLFKNFFEGTVEYYKANTTDLLLDRAIAGTTGFNVIRFNVGELQNQGLEASLNTNFIRTADLRWTMGLIFSTNKNEVISLSETDDDGNPIDITDSSGRRLSIGQSINNIWLPKYDGIYQVGDDIAGSGNPLAQPGDVRVIDQDGNGQIDNRDNVFIRTDPDWYGSVTNTLHYKNFELFADVYFVQGATRLNTVLANGELWKGAINGIRTKYYTPEFPSADYPRPKPDTHLHLFPFAVRDASYIRLRTLTFGYTIPNKAFSQAGIQNVKIYATGTNLLTFTDFKSYSPEQDPLSNGATSFPETRNITIGTNIIF, encoded by the coding sequence ATGAGATGTGGTATCATAACAATTATTTTTCTCCTTTTTACAGCTTACGGATTTTCACAAAACAGAACAATCACCGGAACGGTATCTGACAATATGGGACCCATTCCCGGGGCCACTGTTTTGGTAAAAGGAACTACTAACGGCACTGTCACCGATTTTGACGGAAACTACAGCTTATCTAATGTTACTGAAGATGATATCCTGGTGTTTAGTTACTTCGGATATAAATCTATTGAAGTAGCTGTTGGCGAAAAGGATATCGTTAGCGCAAACCTGGAGGAAGACACCCAATCCCTTGATGAAGTCGTCGTTGTAGGTTACGGTACCCAACGAAAAAGCAATGTGGTAGGTTCTGTGAGTAGCGTCGAAGTTGATGAGGCCACCTCTATTCCCACCACCAATGTTTCTGAGATGCTTAGAGGAAGAGCTGCAGGTGTGCAGGTAAACCTTGGAAGTGCGAGACCCGGTGGAGGATCAAATATTGTAATAAGAGGAAATGTTTCTGTTGCACCCAACGGTAACTCTCCTCTAATTATAGTTGATGGGGTACCATTTGACAGTTTAAATGATGTTGCACCCGATGATATTGCGAGTATAGAAATTCTTAAAGATGCTGCTTCAACCGCTATTTACGGTTCAAGAGCATCAAACGGGGTAATTCTTGTAACTACTAAAAGAGGTATTGAAGGTAAATCCACAATAAATTACCATGGGTATACCACCATCCAGTCCCTGACCAAGAATTTCAATCTGTATGACGGCTCACAATTTATAGATCTAAGAAGAGAAGCAAACAGGAACAGGTTCACAGGCGATTACCTTAGGGATCAGAACATATTTAGCCCTTTTGAATTGGAAGCCATTGAAAATGGCGAATTTGTAAACTGGGAAGACCTGGTGTTAAGAGACGCGGTAATTCAGTCGCATTCCCTTAGCTTTTCAACAGGAACAGAGAAAACCAAGATATTTTCAAGTGTAAATTATTTTACCCAGGATGGTATTATCCCCGGCTCCGCTTTTGAGAGAGGAACTTTTAAATTGAACCTGGAGCAGCAATTAACCGATAAACTAACCTTCAGAGGTATTATAAATTATCAAAACTCTAATCAGGACCAGGAAACAGGAGGATTAAACTTTACTACCATAACGCCCCTGGCAAGACCTTTTGATGAAAACAACGAACTGGTAAAGTTCTACCTTGGGAATTCTATAACGGCAGTAAATCCGTTATGGGACCAAAGAGAATCTGTAGATGAAAGCAAGACAAATCTCACCGATGTTAATCTAAACCTCACCTATGCCTTTACTCCGTCTTTAAGCTATACCCTGAATACTTTCCTTAGAAACAGGAACACCAACAGAGGTATTTATCGCTCCTCCCTCCACTCTGCGGGGGATGAAGGAATAGGCGGAATTGGCGTGCTCGCGAATTCATTATTTAAACAGGTGCTTATTGAAAACATAATAACCTATAATCCTGAGATTGGTGAAAATCATAGCCTCGACTTTACAGGAGTGCAGGCCTTTGACGAACAGGACAATGAATATACCCAACTTGATAAATCAGGATTCACTAACAATGCCCTGGGTTACAATGGCGATGCCACTACCCTCCTTGGGAATGTTAGAAATGTTTCAGAAAGAAGGCTACTATCCTTTCTGGGCAGGGTGCGTTACGGGTATTTGAACAGATATCTTCTGGAAGCCACTGCACGGGCAGACGGAGCTTCTGTTTTTGCAGCCAATAATAAATGGGGATATTTCCCGGCTGTTTCTGCTGCGTGGAAAATTCACGAAGAACCATTTCTGCAAAACTCAGAGAACATCAACGAACTGAAACTCCGTTTAAGTTATGGAGCTACAGGAAACCAGGGGATCAATTCTTTGGAATCTCTTGGGGTTGCAGATGATCGTCCTTATGTTTTTAATGGTCAGACGGTGGGTGGAGCAACGGCTTCCTCTCGTTTGCCAAACCCGAATCTAAAATGGGAGACTACCACCACCTTTAATGCGGGAGTCGATTTTAGATTATTTAAAAACTTTTTTGAAGGTACCGTGGAATACTATAAAGCCAACACCACAGATCTTTTGTTAGACAGAGCGATCGCGGGAACTACAGGTTTTAACGTAATCCGTTTTAATGTGGGGGAATTACAGAACCAGGGTCTTGAAGCTTCTTTAAATACTAACTTCATCAGGACGGCAGATCTTAGATGGACTATGGGGCTGATTTTTTCAACTAATAAAAACGAGGTTATTTCCCTTAGCGAAACGGATGATGACGGAAATCCTATAGATATTACAGACAGTTCCGGAAGAAGGCTTTCTATTGGACAATCCATCAACAATATCTGGCTGCCGAAGTATGACGGGATCTACCAGGTAGGAGATGACATTGCAGGATCAGGAAATCCTTTAGCGCAACCGGGAGATGTTCGGGTGATCGATCAGGATGGGAATGGCCAAATTGATAACAGGGATAATGTATTCATAAGGACAGATCCCGATTGGTATGGCTCTGTTACCAACACCCTCCACTATAAAAATTTCGAACTTTTTGCCGATGTATATTTCGTGCAGGGAGCAACACGCTTAAACACTGTTCTTGCTAACGGGGAACTTTGGAAAGGAGCAATTAATGGGATAAGAACCAAGTACTATACTCCGGAATTCCCATCTGCTGATTATCCAAGACCAAAACCGGATACTCACCTGCACCTCTTCCCTTTTGCAGTACGTGATGCTTCCTACATTCGTTTGAGGACCCTGACTTTTGGCTATACTATTCCGAACAAAGCCTTTTCGCAGGCCGGAATCCAAAACGTGAAGATTTATGCTACAGGAACCAACCTGTTGACATTTACAGATTTTAAATCCTATAGCCCGGAACAGGACCCATTAAGCAATGGCGCCACCTCGTTCCCGGAAACCAGAAATATCACTATAGGAACCAATATTATATTTTAA
- a CDS encoding VIT1/CCC1 transporter family protein, giving the protein MLNQQPPEQSTKNETILHSGGKRLFFSKEYIGEFVYGGIDGAITTFAVVVSAEGASLGISVVIILGLANLIADGFSMSVGNFISTKTEKDNFDKHRRVEYWEIENLREKEVQEVREIYSAKGFSGELLEQVVEVITANKEVWVDTMMKEELEMVRGEKTPYKTAGVTFVSFILVGAVPLLSYVFMSNDISTLDSQLFLYSCILTAIALSIVGALKSLVTEKNVLIGILETLLLGGIAALLAYYVGDVLEKMFL; this is encoded by the coding sequence ATGCTAAATCAGCAGCCACCGGAGCAGTCTACGAAAAATGAAACCATTCTCCATTCCGGTGGAAAGAGATTATTTTTTAGTAAAGAATATATTGGTGAGTTTGTCTATGGTGGCATAGATGGCGCTATCACAACATTTGCTGTTGTGGTAAGTGCCGAAGGTGCAAGCCTTGGAATTTCGGTAGTTATCATACTGGGACTGGCTAATTTAATTGCAGATGGCTTTTCCATGTCTGTAGGTAATTTTATTTCTACCAAAACTGAAAAAGATAATTTTGATAAACACAGGCGGGTAGAATACTGGGAGATTGAAAACCTAAGGGAAAAGGAGGTGCAGGAAGTAAGGGAGATCTATAGTGCGAAGGGGTTTAGCGGAGAATTGCTGGAACAGGTAGTAGAGGTTATAACAGCCAACAAGGAGGTTTGGGTAGACACTATGATGAAAGAAGAACTCGAGATGGTGAGAGGTGAAAAAACCCCTTATAAAACTGCGGGAGTAACTTTTGTAAGTTTTATATTGGTGGGAGCTGTTCCCCTGCTTTCCTATGTGTTCATGAGTAATGATATCTCAACGCTGGACTCCCAACTTTTTCTTTACTCCTGTATTTTAACTGCAATTGCATTATCAATTGTAGGAGCTCTTAAAAGTTTGGTAACCGAAAAAAATGTACTAATTGGAATCCTGGAAACATTATTGTTAGGCGGAATTGCAGCACTACTGGCTTACTACGTAGGGGATGTACTGGAAAAAATGTTTTTGTAG
- a CDS encoding DUF481 domain-containing protein gives MIRFLLLSIFSLIPALLTAQLVNIESKRMQTDSVRFALNADFSFNHTNNDGNQVNQIDAALSTQLKSKDLRKLYFFVGNYRLIDSGEENLQNAWFLHGRFNYKFEGLELLRFESFIQGQYNQLLVVEQRNLVGAGLRVKWIDRRRFSGYA, from the coding sequence ATGATAAGATTCCTTCTCCTAAGCATTTTTAGCCTCATCCCTGCTCTCCTCACTGCGCAACTCGTGAATATTGAATCGAAACGTATGCAGACAGATTCGGTGAGGTTTGCACTAAACGCCGATTTTTCTTTTAACCACACCAATAATGACGGCAACCAGGTAAACCAGATAGATGCTGCCCTAAGTACGCAGCTGAAATCAAAAGACCTGAGGAAGCTTTATTTTTTCGTGGGGAATTACAGGCTTATAGATTCCGGAGAAGAAAATCTACAGAATGCATGGTTTCTGCACGGCCGATTTAATTATAAATTTGAAGGATTAGAGTTATTGAGATTCGAGAGTTTTATCCAGGGCCAGTACAACCAACTTTTGGTCGTGGAACAGCGCAACTTGGTAGGTGCCGGACTTCGGGTAAAGTGGATAGACAGGAGACGTTTTAGCGGTTATGCTTAA
- a CDS encoding carbohydrate binding domain-containing protein, giving the protein MKVTQTAGVEGWAGFFFDLSGKVDFSEKQTIKIKVYSPAAGQNVNLKLEDSSDGSVSKEVTMTTTKAEEWEEISFAFSPSDTDKFDRMVLFFNFNGDKGGTTVHYFDDIILAEGGATEEPGDDSEPTEPSPDPTVAEDKVISLFSDVYTNVTVDTWRTEWSNASLEEITIDGNNVKKYSDLNFVGIETVASQIDVTAMTHLHVDIWTANATEFKIKLVDFGADAAFEGGDDVEHEIVIANPTQKEWFAIDIPLADFTGLTTKENIAQLLFVASPSGENTTYVDNVYFYNSSGISTEPVSAAPAPTRAESDVISLFSDAYTDVTVDTWRTGWSSATLEDISINGNAVKKYSGLNFVGVETVGTQINASEMEYFHTDVWTADATEIRIKLVDFGADGAFEGGDDVEHEITIANPQRNSWVSLDLALSDFTLLNQQGKYCTNNLRGTTCR; this is encoded by the coding sequence ATGAAAGTTACCCAAACGGCAGGTGTGGAAGGCTGGGCCGGATTTTTCTTTGATCTCTCCGGAAAAGTAGATTTTTCAGAAAAACAAACCATTAAAATAAAAGTCTATTCCCCGGCTGCAGGCCAAAATGTAAACCTGAAACTGGAAGACAGTTCTGATGGTTCCGTCTCGAAAGAAGTTACTATGACCACAACCAAGGCTGAAGAGTGGGAAGAGATATCATTTGCCTTTTCTCCAAGTGATACCGATAAGTTCGACAGAATGGTACTGTTCTTCAATTTTAACGGAGACAAGGGTGGCACAACAGTACATTATTTTGATGACATAATTCTGGCTGAAGGTGGTGCTACTGAGGAGCCCGGTGATGATTCAGAGCCAACTGAACCAAGCCCCGATCCTACTGTTGCTGAAGATAAGGTAATATCTTTGTTCAGTGACGTTTACACCAATGTAACTGTAGATACCTGGAGAACAGAATGGTCTAATGCAAGCCTGGAAGAAATTACGATAGACGGGAATAATGTAAAAAAATACAGTGATTTAAACTTTGTTGGAATTGAGACCGTTGCATCCCAGATTGATGTTACTGCAATGACTCATCTCCATGTAGATATCTGGACTGCAAATGCTACAGAGTTTAAGATCAAACTGGTTGATTTTGGAGCCGATGCTGCTTTTGAAGGTGGGGATGATGTGGAACACGAGATCGTAATTGCCAATCCAACACAAAAGGAATGGTTTGCGATTGATATTCCGCTTGCAGATTTTACCGGGCTTACCACAAAAGAAAACATTGCACAATTGCTCTTTGTTGCAAGTCCTTCCGGGGAAAACACTACTTATGTAGACAATGTATATTTCTATAACAGCTCAGGCATATCCACTGAACCGGTATCTGCAGCTCCGGCACCTACCCGTGCGGAATCAGATGTTATCTCCCTGTTCAGCGATGCTTATACCGATGTAACAGTAGATACATGGAGAACAGGGTGGTCTTCAGCAACTTTAGAAGATATCTCTATTAATGGAAATGCGGTGAAAAAATACAGCGGACTTAATTTCGTAGGAGTTGAAACCGTAGGAACTCAAATTAATGCTTCAGAAATGGAATACTTCCATACCGATGTGTGGACGGCCGATGCTACTGAGATCAGGATTAAACTAGTGGATTTTGGAGCAGATGGCGCATTTGAAGGTGGTGACGATGTGGAACATGAAATTACCATAGCAAACCCCCAAAGGAATAGCTGGGTATCTTTAGACCTTGCGCTTTCAGACTTTACCTTGCTTAACCAGCAGGGCAAATATTGCACAAATAATTTACGCGGCACAACCTGCAGGTAA
- a CDS encoding glycoside hydrolase family 16 protein translates to MSYLSLTFFLLFLANSCSSGDSEFTTAVSNLQVEVNIVGATEQQPEGDGSGVVKVTATADNAVRYAFRFDNAAVQESTSGTIEYTFPREGTHATSVVAWAYSESGEFINKTVNFTIFKSDEKFTNLVFSDEFEEEGNPDGEKWHHQVIPPNNGSWHNDELQHYTARPENSYVSDGTLKIKAQKEQYTYGASTKSYTSARLNSKFAFTFGRVEVRAKLPAAAGTWLSDLDPGRKLQRNRKCFSGPVWQRTMAWLW, encoded by the coding sequence ATGAGCTACCTATCTTTGACTTTTTTTCTGCTATTTCTTGCAAACTCCTGTAGTTCCGGAGATTCAGAATTTACTACAGCCGTTTCCAACTTACAGGTAGAGGTAAACATAGTTGGTGCTACAGAGCAACAGCCAGAAGGAGATGGTTCAGGAGTGGTTAAGGTAACCGCTACGGCCGACAATGCTGTGAGATACGCCTTCCGTTTTGACAATGCTGCAGTTCAGGAAAGTACTTCTGGGACTATAGAATACACTTTTCCACGAGAGGGAACACATGCAACCAGTGTTGTAGCCTGGGCTTATTCTGAATCAGGAGAATTTATAAACAAAACGGTGAATTTCACCATTTTTAAGTCTGATGAAAAATTCACGAACCTTGTTTTTTCTGATGAGTTTGAGGAGGAAGGAAATCCCGATGGAGAAAAATGGCATCATCAGGTTATTCCGCCCAACAATGGCAGCTGGCACAATGACGAATTACAACATTACACCGCCCGGCCTGAAAATTCTTATGTGAGCGACGGTACTTTAAAAATTAAAGCCCAAAAAGAGCAATATACCTATGGTGCCTCCACGAAATCCTACACCTCGGCCCGCCTGAATTCGAAATTTGCATTTACTTTTGGCCGCGTTGAAGTACGGGCCAAACTTCCTGCAGCAGCGGGTACCTGGCTAAGCGATCTGGACCCTGGGCGCAAATTGCAACGAAACCGGAAGTGTTTTTCAGGGCCAGTATGGCAGCGGACAATGGCCTGGCTGTGGTGA
- a CDS encoding glycoside hydrolase family 16 protein, with product MWTLGANCNETGSVFQGQYGSGQWPGCGEIDILEQTGWNKNETISHFHWGDRNTGEYKNMGGTLQVENTAEEFHVYAMEWTASSIKTFVDDELVYELPNSADKPYDHPHYLLLNIAIGGNLGGDVPADFSEGTFEIDYVRIYQ from the coding sequence ATCTGGACCCTGGGCGCAAATTGCAACGAAACCGGAAGTGTTTTTCAGGGCCAGTATGGCAGCGGACAATGGCCTGGCTGTGGTGAGATTGATATCCTGGAACAAACAGGATGGAATAAAAATGAAACCATCTCCCACTTCCATTGGGGAGACAGAAATACCGGAGAATACAAGAACATGGGAGGTACACTACAGGTTGAAAATACAGCCGAAGAGTTTCATGTCTATGCCATGGAGTGGACGGCAAGCAGCATTAAAACCTTCGTGGATGACGAACTGGTCTATGAATTACCCAACTCAGCCGACAAGCCTTACGATCATCCGCATTATTTATTGTTGAATATTGCAATAGGCGGAAACCTTGGCGGTGACGTTCCGGCAGACTTTTCCGAAGGAACTTTTGAAATAGATTACGTAAGGATCTACCAGTAA